In Phycisphaerales bacterium, the sequence CGAATATGCACGTGCACTTTGTCGGCGCCGCCAACCTCGGTGATGGTGTGCCCCACGATCTGCACGAGTCGATCCATCAGCACGCTCTCGCCGCCGACAAAGTACCGACCCTCGGCACTCACATCGATCGTCAGCGATGCGCGCGACGCCTCGGGGAGCGACTCGCCCTTCACCTCAGGGAGGTCCACGCGCGTCCGAGCCTCGCGCGAGAACGTCGAGGTGAACATGAAGAAGATGATGAGCAGCATCACCACGTCGATCATCGGCGTCATGTCAAAGACGCCGTCGCCCGCCTCGATGCGCCGGGTGCGAGTCATCGCGCTCCCGTCTCCCGGGCCGCGCCCACGCCGTGAGGCACCTGCGGCGGCATCGCCGGCGGCACGCCCGGACG encodes:
- a CDS encoding biopolymer transporter ExbD, whose translation is MTRTRRIEAGDGVFDMTPMIDVVMLLIIFFMFTSTFSREARTRVDLPEVKGESLPEASRASLTIDVSAEGRYFVGGESVLMDRLVQIVGHTITEVGGADKVHVHIRADRSAGAHSINLIADRLSVLGVKSWQLGTSGQGGMP